The genomic window CGACGGTGACCGTGCCGGGCGCGCTCACCTCGGCGGCCCTGGTGATCGGCGTGCTGGCCACCCTGGTCCTGGGGGTCGCCCCGGCGCCGCTGCTCGACCTGGCCAACGGTGCCGCCGAATTCGTGCGATGACCGAGGCCGTTCCACCGGGGGCCGGTACGCGTCGCGTACCGGCCCCCGGTCCGTATCCCCCTGTCCGGGGGCAGGTCGAGCGGGTGTGGCATGGTTGAAGACGTGGTGATTCCGGCTGGCGAGCGTTCAGGTGCCACCGGCTCCGGCGGTCGTCGGGGTCCGGAGGGCACGGGTCAGTTCGGCGCGCTCGGCCTGCACCTCGCCGATCCCCGCGTCGAGGCCTCCGTGCTGGGCCTGCTGGAGGACGTCGAGGGTGAGCTGCGGGCCAGCGTGGCCAGCGCCGACCCGCTCGTCACCGAGGCCGCGCGGCACCTGATGGAGGCTGGCGGGAAGCGGTTCCGCCCGCTGCTGGTGGCGTTGGGCGCGCAGTTTGGCGATCCGACCGAGCCGCAGGTCGTCCCGGCCGCCGTGGTGATGGAGCTCACGCACCTGGCGACGCTTTACCACGACGACGTGATGGACGAGGCGGCCGTGCGTCGCGGTGCCCCGAGCGCCAACTCGCGCTGGGCCAACTCGGTGGCCATCCTGGTCGGCGACTACCTCTTCGCCCGCGCCGCCGACCTGGCGGCCGATCTGGGCCCCGAGGCGGTCCGCCTCCAGGCGCGCACCTTCGCCCGGTTGGTGCACGGGCAGATCGCCGAGACCGTCGGCCCCCGGGACGGCGAGGACCCGGTCGCCCACTACCTGAACGTCATCGCCGGGAAGACCGGTTCGCTGATCGCCACCTCGGCCCGCTTCGGCGGCCTGTTCGGCGGCGCGTCCCCGGAGCACACCGAGGCGCTGGCCGGGTACGGCGAGATCATCGGGGTGGCCTT from Micromonospora kangleipakensis includes these protein-coding regions:
- a CDS encoding polyprenyl synthetase family protein; its protein translation is MVEDVVIPAGERSGATGSGGRRGPEGTGQFGALGLHLADPRVEASVLGLLEDVEGELRASVASADPLVTEAARHLMEAGGKRFRPLLVALGAQFGDPTEPQVVPAAVVMELTHLATLYHDDVMDEAAVRRGAPSANSRWANSVAILVGDYLFARAADLAADLGPEAVRLQARTFARLVHGQIAETVGPRDGEDPVAHYLNVIAGKTGSLIATSARFGGLFGGASPEHTEALAGYGEIIGVAFQLSDDLLDIASESTQSGKTPGTDLREGVPTLPVLYALAADDSDAASVRLREILATGPLVDDALHAEALGLLRESPALKRARETVRSYAEDARAQLAPLPGGPARRALESLCDYIADRTS